In the Ictalurus punctatus breed USDA103 chromosome 7, Coco_2.0, whole genome shotgun sequence genome, one interval contains:
- the LOC108261288 gene encoding uncharacterized protein LOC108261288 — protein MATGFEDSSQTVRDVIQKSKLISEGPPARYRLLTTRSNLDENGSVRKWTFGQRDVKMQNKILLLVGETGTGKTTVINAMVNYILGVKFTDEVWFEITEEGGDNHMSDQSKSQTTEITVYEIFAQDNPICLTIIDTPGYGDTRGTEYDQQIAENLYKLFHNDSGVKEIDAVCLVVKASENRLSDRQQYIFDALLSLFGKDIENNIVIFITHSAGLPPTNALNAIKKAGILCRKNKGNEPEHFLFNNCQTEERNPTYNSILQTAWEQMENSLNDFFSSLKEENRKSLEQTESVIKESKRLEACISNLQERIDFVERKREELSQIQKVLEENREKIKRNENFTFTVTKCYKEKVPIENASRWDRKATTCSLCKENCHEKNCWCAWNTKSCEVMKNGHCTSCTGKCHYTKHVKEDKKYVTHSEEITVTFDDFKKQYESSNSESDITFDSNAVENVNKEFESSKKQEEEKTGIEKRLKEDLTKNEKEKAELVEEAYITIMKLSEIALKPDSAFIVQCLDFLIPRAEETGKLNYAQKLRELKNIHPESQQRVNAVMAYARAGFNKIKDAVTHTNNM, from the exons ATGGCTACAGG ATTTGAAGACTCATCACAGACTGTACGTGATGTAATCCAGAAGAGTAAATTAATCAGTGAAGGTCCACCTGCACGATATCGTCTCCTCACAACCAGAAGTAATCTTGATGAAAACGGCTCAGTGAGAAAATGGACATTTGGACAGCGAGATgtcaaaatgcaaaacaaaatcCTACTGCTGGTAGGAGAAACTGGAACAGGCAAAACTACGGTGATCAATGCCATGGTAAATTATATACTCGGGGTGAAGTTTACAGATGAAGTGTGGTTTGAGATTACAGAAGAGGGAGGAGATAATCACATGTCAGATCAGTCAAAAAGTCAAACAACTGAAATCACTGTGTATGAGATCTTTGCTCAAGACAACCCAATCTGTCTTACCATCATTGACACTCCAGGTTATGGAGACACCAGGGGAACAGAATATGATCAACAGATTGCTGAGAATCTGTACAAACTGTTTCACAATGATTCTGGAGTGAAAGAAATCGATGCAGTGTGTCTGGTAGTGAAGGCATCTGAGAATCGACTCTCTGACAGACAGCAGTACATCTTTGATGCACTTTTGTCATTATTTGGTAAAGACATAGAGAACAACATTGTCATTTTTATCACTCACTCAGCTGGATTGCCTCCGACAAATGCTCTTAATGCCATCAAGAAAGCAGGGATTCTCTGCAGGAAGAATAAAGGAAATGAACCTGAGCATTTCTTATTCAACAATTGTCAAACTGAGGAAAGGAACCCAACATATAACAGCATTCTCCAAACAGCTTGGGAACAAATGGAaaacagtttaaatgatttcttttCCTCACTGAAAGAAGAGAACAGAAAAAGCTTAGAGCAGACTGAAAGTGTTATAAAAGAGTCCAAACGACTTGAAGCCTGTATTTCTAATCTACAAGAACGTATTGACTTTGTAGAGCGCAAACGTGAAGAACTGTCTCAGATTCAGAAAGTCCTTGAGGAAAACCGAGAAAAGATTAAGAGAAATGAAAACTTTACTTTTACAGTCACCAAGTGTTACAAAGAAAAAGTTCCCATTGAAAATGCTTCACGGTGGGACAGAAAGGCCACCACTTGCTCTCTCTGTAAGGAGAACTGTCATGAGAAAAACTGCTGGTGTGCCTGGAATACCAAGTCGTGTGAAGTCATGAAAAACGGCCACTGCACTTCATGTACAGGTAAATGTCACTACACTAAACATGTCAAAGAGGACAAGAAATATGTTACACACAGTGAAGAGATTACGGTGACGTTTGATGACTTCAAAAAACAATATGAAAGCAGTAATTCAGAATCAGATATCACGTTTGACTCAAACGCCgttgaaaatgttaataaagagTTTGAAAGCAGCAAGaaacaggaagaggagaagACAGGCATAGAGAAGAGACTGAAAGAAGACCTGACCaagaatgaaaaggaaaaagctGAGCTGGTGGAAGAAGCCTACATCACCATCATGAAACTGTCTGAGATTGCTTTAAAGCCAGATTCTGCTTTCATTGTTCAGTGTCTCGACTTCTTGATCCCTCGAGCTGAAGAAACTGGAAAACTCAACTATGCTCAGAAACTAAGAGAGCTGAAGAACATTCATCCTGAATCACAGCAAAGAGTTAATGCTGTAATGGCGTATGCAAGAGCAGGGTTCAATAAAATTAAAGATGCTGTTACTCATACAAATAACATGTAA